The proteins below are encoded in one region of Planctopirus limnophila DSM 3776:
- a CDS encoding c-type cytochrome domain-containing protein encodes MPATSGAEPTEKTVFEQKIAPIFVKHCVKCHGPEKQESGFRLDRRDDFLNGGDNGPVVVPQQPEESRLMHLVQGTDADVIMPPDGNRLSDQQKADLKQWIKQGADWPEKLTVLPGLSK; translated from the coding sequence TTGCCAGCGACATCCGGTGCCGAGCCGACTGAAAAGACGGTTTTTGAACAGAAAATCGCACCCATCTTTGTGAAGCATTGTGTGAAGTGCCATGGGCCGGAAAAACAGGAATCTGGATTTCGTTTAGACCGGCGGGATGACTTTCTCAATGGTGGCGACAACGGTCCTGTAGTCGTTCCCCAGCAACCGGAGGAAAGCCGCCTGATGCATCTGGTGCAGGGAACCGATGCCGATGTCATCATGCCACCCGATGGCAACCGCCTCTCCGATCAGCAGAAAGCCGACTTGAAGCAGTGGATCAAGCAGGGGGCCGACTGGCCGGAGAAGTTGACCGTCCTGCCAGGGCTGTCCAAATAA
- a CDS encoding dihydroorotase, whose amino-acid sequence MSRRIRISGAECVLPSGLWKGDVLIEGGRILDLDPPASARADDVIQAAGLHLIPGVIDDQVHFREPGLTHKEDLATASAACAKGGVTTFFEMPNTKPTTTTVERLHEKLALAATKSVVNYAFYIGATPTNVEELKLARRTPGIKIFIGSSTGDLLVDEQAALEQIFAETTLPICAHCEDEATVRANAARLNGGSKVQDHSLIRDHKAAEIATRRALDLAYRHKHRFHVLHVSTAIETEIVADHRGLITAEACPHHLFFNVDDYDRLGTLIQMNPSIKTQDDVTALWKALRDGRIQVIATDHAPHTLEEKRQPYPKSPSGLPAVENSLALMLDAAHRGFCTIEEVVSWMCDAPARVWDLVGKGRIQPGYDADLVLVDLNKSQTIRNEDQLTKCGWSPWAGTTLTGWPVVTLVHGEVVFADGKVDTGHRGKEAIFDHSRGGFWG is encoded by the coding sequence ATGTCGCGGCGAATTAGAATTTCGGGGGCGGAGTGTGTGTTGCCTTCTGGATTGTGGAAGGGGGATGTGTTGATTGAGGGGGGGAGGATTCTGGATCTGGATCCGCCAGCCTCTGCAAGGGCCGATGATGTGATTCAGGCCGCCGGACTCCATCTGATCCCGGGCGTGATTGATGATCAGGTGCACTTTCGTGAGCCGGGATTAACGCATAAGGAAGATCTCGCCACCGCTTCAGCAGCCTGTGCCAAGGGGGGAGTCACCACCTTCTTTGAAATGCCGAACACCAAGCCCACAACCACCACTGTCGAGAGGCTGCACGAAAAGCTGGCCTTGGCAGCCACCAAATCGGTCGTGAACTATGCGTTCTACATCGGTGCAACGCCGACCAATGTCGAAGAACTCAAATTGGCCCGGCGAACGCCCGGCATCAAAATCTTCATCGGTTCCAGCACTGGCGATCTGCTGGTGGATGAGCAGGCCGCCCTCGAACAGATTTTTGCCGAAACCACACTTCCCATTTGTGCCCATTGCGAAGATGAGGCGACTGTCCGTGCGAATGCCGCTCGTTTGAATGGTGGCTCGAAGGTGCAGGACCATTCGCTGATTCGTGATCACAAGGCGGCGGAGATCGCCACTCGCAGGGCACTCGATCTGGCATATCGGCACAAGCACCGCTTCCATGTGCTGCATGTTTCGACTGCGATTGAAACCGAGATTGTGGCTGATCATCGCGGGCTGATCACAGCCGAGGCCTGCCCGCATCATCTGTTCTTTAACGTGGACGACTACGACCGTCTGGGCACGCTGATCCAGATGAACCCATCGATCAAGACGCAGGACGACGTGACGGCCCTGTGGAAGGCGCTGCGTGACGGGCGGATTCAGGTCATCGCGACAGATCATGCACCGCATACACTGGAGGAAAAGCGGCAACCGTATCCGAAGTCGCCTTCTGGTTTGCCAGCCGTCGAAAATTCGCTGGCACTCATGCTCGATGCGGCTCATCGCGGGTTCTGCACTATCGAAGAAGTGGTGAGCTGGATGTGTGACGCCCCAGCCCGTGTGTGGGATCTCGTGGGAAAAGGACGGATTCAGCCGGGTTATGATGCCGATCTGGTGCTGGTCGATCTCAATAAGTCACAGACCATCCGCAACGAGGACCAACTGACCAAATGCGGCTGGAGCCCCTGGGCCGGGACAACTCTGACGGGCTGGCCAGTGGTGACGCTGGTGCATGGGGAAGTCGTCTTCGCTGATGGCAAGGTGGATACCGGCCATCGAGGCAAAGAGGCGATCTTCGATCATTCGCGGGGCGGGTTTTGGGGTTAG
- a CDS encoding aldo/keto reductase, producing MLDHSFYRPLGRTGLYVSPICLGCDNFANPTSAEESSSIINCAIDNGINLIDTANGYANGQSEEIIGRCLKENGRRDDVILATKAYYPVGNKGINDRGNSRKHLIKACEDSLRRLQTDYIDLYQTHRVCMQTPLEETLGALTDLQRQGKIRYAGSTTSPSWKITESSMLADYRGLIRMVSEQLPYNLLDRRVENEILPAASAAGLAVFVWSPLAMGLLTGRYDSSKPESFDTPRFGRGGIYAERITHRAADAGQQFVRVARDFDISPAHLALLWVKDQPGVTAPLCGPRTLAQLEDVLPVMKMSLSEAMRCECDQVVPPGSAIANFLNSAPWMKGRLL from the coding sequence ATGCTAGACCATAGTTTTTACCGTCCCTTGGGACGCACGGGACTGTACGTTTCACCGATTTGTTTGGGATGCGACAATTTTGCGAATCCGACATCGGCTGAAGAGTCGTCCAGCATCATCAACTGTGCGATTGATAATGGCATCAATCTGATCGATACCGCCAATGGATATGCCAACGGTCAGAGCGAAGAAATCATCGGTCGTTGTTTGAAGGAAAACGGCCGACGAGACGATGTGATTCTTGCGACCAAGGCGTACTACCCAGTCGGTAACAAAGGAATCAACGATCGAGGCAATTCCCGAAAGCACCTCATCAAGGCTTGTGAAGATTCACTACGTCGTCTGCAAACCGATTACATCGACCTATATCAAACGCACCGCGTTTGTATGCAAACGCCCTTGGAAGAGACACTTGGCGCGCTGACGGATTTACAGCGCCAAGGCAAGATCCGCTATGCCGGCTCCACAACGTCTCCGTCATGGAAGATCACTGAATCTTCCATGCTTGCCGATTACCGAGGTCTGATTCGCATGGTTTCTGAGCAGTTGCCTTACAATCTGCTGGACCGACGTGTTGAAAATGAAATCCTTCCGGCCGCGAGCGCCGCAGGACTGGCGGTATTTGTTTGGTCTCCTTTGGCGATGGGACTGCTAACAGGCCGCTACGACAGCAGCAAACCGGAGTCGTTTGACACGCCACGATTCGGACGCGGCGGGATTTATGCTGAGCGGATCACTCATCGAGCGGCCGACGCCGGCCAGCAGTTTGTGAGGGTGGCGCGAGACTTCGATATCAGTCCTGCCCACTTGGCATTGCTATGGGTCAAAGATCAGCCTGGCGTCACGGCTCCACTTTGCGGCCCCCGAACTTTAGCCCAGCTAGAGGATGTTCTACCCGTCATGAAGATGAGTTTGAGCGAGGCGATGCGCTGTGAGTGCGATCAAGTCGTCCCTCCCGGCAGCGCGATTGCCAACTTTCTGAATTCAGCACCTTGGATGAAAGGCCGACTCTTGTAG
- a CDS encoding metallopeptidase produces MNSHHPWMLAVLIFVSVTASSMRCCVADERAALPAPIAGYTTHEVEGWVVRVSERLSQEQPEKTKRALELLAEQLRIVIRVLPAEPLAFVRTVPIWFSPPYAGVRPKAEYHSDKEWLEKQGRLKELYQCVEFTTTAIFEREIERMPVIVLHELAHAYHYQVLGFDNALIKTAFERARNSGSYEVVLRKDGNKEKAYALTNPQEYFAESTEAYFGRNDFFPFDRAELQQHDPAMVKVLQEVWQVEPDASNAVKVK; encoded by the coding sequence ATGAATTCACATCACCCTTGGATGCTCGCCGTTCTCATATTTGTATCGGTAACCGCGTCGTCGATGCGATGCTGTGTTGCCGACGAGCGGGCCGCGTTGCCCGCACCGATTGCCGGATATACAACGCACGAGGTGGAGGGCTGGGTCGTGCGGGTCAGCGAGCGATTGTCACAGGAACAACCTGAGAAAACAAAGCGAGCGTTGGAGTTGCTCGCCGAGCAACTTCGCATCGTGATCCGCGTTTTGCCTGCGGAGCCGTTGGCGTTCGTTCGCACGGTGCCGATTTGGTTCTCGCCACCTTACGCCGGCGTTCGTCCGAAGGCTGAGTATCATTCCGACAAAGAGTGGCTCGAAAAACAAGGTCGCTTGAAGGAGCTTTATCAATGCGTCGAATTCACCACCACGGCGATTTTCGAGCGTGAGATTGAGCGGATGCCGGTTATCGTGCTGCATGAACTCGCCCACGCGTACCACTACCAAGTGCTCGGGTTCGATAACGCCCTGATCAAAACCGCGTTCGAGCGGGCACGTAATAGCGGCAGTTACGAAGTGGTGCTGCGGAAAGACGGAAATAAAGAAAAGGCCTACGCGCTCACCAACCCGCAAGAGTATTTTGCGGAATCCACGGAAGCCTACTTTGGCCGCAATGATTTCTTCCCCTTTGATCGCGCGGAACTGCAACAACACGACCCGGCGATGGTAAAGGTTTTGCAGGAAGTTTGGCAGGTCGAGCCGGATGCGAGTAACGCCGTTAAGGTCAAGTAA
- a CDS encoding LamG domain-containing protein, which translates to MSDSLLSQDRTVLVIRRTAGAMTKFAILLTVAIFAFKWPIQQLRGETGLAAQVVVNPAAVVGRPEIVERTPGLVAFWKFGEEPGQPRLSTGTPEKHPLVEVGGPIGRVAGGPFSGYSIDFNGQQYLMAKHAELGDLDIHGPEAQVSMFAVVKLTEMKRGVTIAGIWSEGKGAHDDTGARQYAMLLNMPTYGGPRQLTPHVSSEGGVTRRADGSPFPWCADYAASKSVVPEGKWVTLAFTYDAKYLKAYFNGLLEPRAIEPKTDKRDDPYFMTEGPGGSPRGINPYYHGRGIFHFQPELHAQSKPGGPADFTVAARYAVGSMLGEAMKGQLGGLAVFNRALSDDEVLSLHKASAIDKLP; encoded by the coding sequence ATGAGTGATTCTCTGCTTTCTCAAGATCGAACGGTTTTAGTCATCCGTCGCACGGCTGGAGCGATGACGAAATTCGCTATTCTTCTCACGGTAGCAATCTTCGCTTTCAAATGGCCTATACAGCAACTGCGGGGCGAAACGGGATTGGCTGCACAAGTTGTTGTCAATCCCGCAGCAGTTGTCGGTCGTCCAGAGATTGTCGAACGAACTCCGGGACTGGTCGCCTTCTGGAAGTTTGGCGAAGAGCCGGGCCAGCCGCGGCTTTCGACCGGTACTCCAGAAAAGCATCCTTTGGTTGAAGTTGGCGGGCCGATTGGACGAGTGGCGGGAGGGCCATTTTCGGGCTATTCCATCGACTTCAATGGTCAGCAGTACCTGATGGCGAAGCATGCGGAACTGGGCGACCTGGATATTCATGGTCCCGAGGCGCAGGTCAGTATGTTTGCAGTCGTCAAACTCACCGAAATGAAACGAGGCGTGACAATTGCCGGGATCTGGAGTGAAGGCAAAGGTGCTCACGACGATACCGGTGCCCGGCAATATGCCATGCTGCTGAACATGCCGACTTATGGTGGCCCGCGGCAATTGACACCCCATGTATCGAGTGAAGGCGGTGTGACCCGTCGGGCGGATGGTAGCCCGTTTCCCTGGTGTGCCGACTATGCCGCGTCTAAATCGGTTGTTCCCGAGGGGAAATGGGTGACTCTCGCTTTTACCTACGATGCAAAGTATCTCAAAGCTTACTTCAATGGTCTGCTTGAGCCCCGAGCGATAGAGCCCAAGACCGACAAGCGGGACGACCCTTACTTTATGACAGAAGGGCCTGGCGGATCGCCACGAGGCATTAATCCTTATTATCACGGTCGAGGGATCTTTCACTTCCAGCCAGAACTGCACGCGCAGTCAAAACCAGGTGGCCCGGCCGACTTTACAGTGGCGGCACGTTATGCAGTCGGCAGCATGCTGGGTGAAGCTATGAAAGGCCAACTGGGCGGGCTGGCTGTGTTCAATCGCGCTTTGAGCGATGATGAAGTTCTTTCGCTTCACAAAGCCAGTGCCATCGACAAACTTCCCTGA
- the speB gene encoding agmatinase: MSNSPFCGIASFGRQEICLAPVAGRNVDVAVLGCPFDSSVSYRSGTRFGPRAIREQSMMLWGYHNALNIAPFDVLKVVDAGDVDVIPVDIARTHALIEQAARAWIDQGTMVLGLGGEHSVALPLLKAAAAKHGPLAVVHFDAHGDTWTEEYPGYPLSHGTPFIRAIEAGAIDTQRYFQIGIRGPTYSASDYLDARALGARIISADDVGERGVRSIVDEIRQQVGNQPVYLSFDVDALDPAFAPGTGTPEIGGLTSREATGILRGLAGLRIVGGDVVEVSPPYDPSAITSVLGANLAFEMLALIAKSKSSSQ, translated from the coding sequence ATGTCCAACTCACCATTCTGCGGGATTGCTTCTTTTGGGCGGCAGGAGATTTGTCTGGCACCTGTTGCGGGCCGGAATGTTGATGTTGCGGTGCTGGGGTGCCCTTTTGACTCTTCGGTCAGCTATCGCTCGGGAACGAGGTTTGGTCCGCGGGCGATACGGGAACAGTCGATGATGCTCTGGGGGTATCACAACGCTCTGAACATCGCCCCGTTCGATGTCCTCAAGGTGGTCGATGCCGGCGATGTGGATGTCATCCCGGTCGATATTGCCCGTACACACGCATTGATCGAACAAGCGGCCAGAGCCTGGATTGATCAAGGCACAATGGTCCTGGGACTGGGCGGCGAACATTCCGTCGCATTACCCTTGCTGAAAGCGGCCGCCGCAAAACATGGGCCGCTCGCCGTCGTGCATTTCGATGCACACGGCGACACCTGGACGGAAGAGTATCCGGGCTATCCACTCAGCCATGGCACACCTTTTATTCGAGCCATTGAAGCGGGTGCGATTGATACTCAGCGCTACTTTCAGATTGGTATTCGCGGGCCGACCTATTCGGCCAGCGATTACCTCGATGCCCGGGCTTTAGGAGCACGCATTATCTCTGCCGATGACGTGGGAGAGCGCGGCGTGCGCTCGATTGTGGACGAAATCCGCCAGCAGGTGGGTAATCAGCCGGTCTATCTTTCCTTCGACGTCGATGCCCTCGACCCGGCATTTGCACCGGGGACGGGGACTCCCGAAATTGGTGGGTTAACCAGTCGTGAAGCCACTGGAATTCTGCGTGGGCTGGCAGGCCTGAGAATTGTTGGCGGAGATGTCGTCGAAGTCAGCCCCCCTTACGATCCTTCAGCCATTACCTCGGTATTGGGTGCCAATCTCGCTTTTGAAATGCTGGCACTCATTGCGAAATCAAAATCATCGAGCCAGTAA
- a CDS encoding DUF1559 family PulG-like putative transporter yields the protein MKALRPTCFRSGGAARPGFTLIELLVVIAIITTLISLIAPAVQGARRAARKLECLNNMKNLGIAMHNFASGRGGKLPRLAEDQTVTTTFTTADQSTFSALTPSEQHTLRVGWTMQLLPVLDNAALYRSIQSRSAKFTGSGGPYAVLSTNERTWLPFFTCPDDLVNHRKALGLSYVVNSGIASDENWGQVTDNTNDPAGGHSSASISWADATLTTASTNDRNMGKSTGVIWRDTDMTLDFVGTGDGTENTMMIAENLNSDNWASGNTWDLAFAAKVGSTGWAPATSPAFTQGSAPFGVGNMAASTSSPVGDSRPGAPVVDNTRKAPRPSSNHGGSVNVVMVSGAGRSIADTIDQRVYLKLLTSNGQQYGETTLNSSDF from the coding sequence ATGAAAGCCCTTCGCCCCACCTGTTTTCGTTCTGGTGGCGCCGCTCGCCCCGGATTTACGCTGATTGAACTCCTGGTGGTGATTGCCATCATCACCACTCTGATCTCGCTGATCGCCCCGGCCGTTCAAGGTGCCCGCCGCGCAGCCCGCAAGCTGGAATGCCTCAACAACATGAAGAACCTCGGCATCGCGATGCACAACTTCGCCTCAGGCCGCGGTGGCAAACTCCCACGTCTGGCAGAAGATCAGACGGTCACGACCACATTCACAACAGCTGACCAGTCCACATTCTCAGCACTGACTCCATCTGAGCAGCACACGTTACGAGTGGGTTGGACCATGCAACTCCTGCCTGTCCTCGACAACGCTGCTCTCTATCGCTCCATTCAGAGTCGCTCAGCGAAGTTCACAGGTTCCGGCGGGCCTTATGCTGTTCTTAGCACCAATGAACGCACCTGGTTGCCGTTCTTTACCTGCCCCGATGACCTCGTCAATCATCGCAAGGCACTGGGCCTCTCGTATGTGGTGAACTCCGGCATTGCCTCTGATGAGAACTGGGGTCAGGTTACCGATAACACCAATGATCCAGCCGGTGGACACAGTTCCGCTTCGATCAGTTGGGCAGATGCGACTCTCACGACCGCCAGCACGAATGATCGCAATATGGGCAAGTCAACAGGGGTGATCTGGCGTGATACCGATATGACACTCGATTTTGTGGGCACTGGCGATGGAACTGAAAACACTATGATGATTGCCGAAAACCTCAACTCGGATAACTGGGCCTCGGGAAATACATGGGATCTGGCTTTCGCCGCTAAGGTGGGCAGCACCGGTTGGGCTCCTGCAACATCGCCCGCCTTCACCCAGGGATCTGCTCCATTTGGCGTCGGAAATATGGCCGCTTCAACCAGTTCACCAGTCGGTGATTCAAGACCAGGGGCTCCCGTTGTTGACAACACACGCAAAGCTCCCCGACCCAGCTCCAATCATGGCGGCAGTGTTAACGTAGTTATGGTTAGCGGTGCCGGTCGATCGATTGCCGATACCATTGACCAGCGAGTCTACCTGAAGCTGCTCACCTCAAACGGCCAGCAGTACGGCGAAACGACTCTCAACAGCAGCGACTTCTAA
- a CDS encoding ATP-binding protein: MNKLSIELTNCYGIKHLKTEFDFASSKSSRPNVFAIYAPNGAMKSSFAQTFKDIADGKASKDRIFPERVCERTVRDENGMDLLPETVVVVSPYDRDCAHAEKTSTLLVDHKLRTEYEQLHLEVDRAETAFLDAMKAQSRSKKDIKREISSTFTSDSNSFHLALSRVKDEVVEMASSPWAEILYDVLFTDQVLTLFEQEAVRKDLHTYVAKYNDLLAKSTYFKHGIFNYYNAGQIAKSLADNGFFNANHTVSLNAQECKVISSQKELEEVVTKEKEAITNDKALKSVYAKIEKALEKNAACREFQQYISDRPEILPRLENPKSLKEEIWKSYFKANSALYLDLIEKIQKVAKRKKEIQEKARTQRSQWEEVIGIFNSRFSVPFTLIAENRVEVCLGQEGILKLGFQFKDGVDSASVERNTLLEVLSTGERKAFYILNIIFEVEVRRKAGVETLFVFDDIADSFDYKNKYAIIQYMQDITDVPSFRQIILTHNFDFFRTLESRFVPYAQCRMAFKTSTGLIFKKAEGIQNVFLNDWKKNFFTDQMKKIGSIPFMRNILEYTKGDGDPEYLKLTSLLHWKSDTPSITEADLDTIFITMFAVGMGACGGSTTPVVDLLASEATKCLSASDGINFANKIVLAIAIRLTAEKYMIDKIADQAFVSSITKNQTQALVSKFKKTFPNDVTTNEVLHRVCLMTPENIHLNSFMYEPILDMSDEHLRTLYQDVVALI; encoded by the coding sequence ATGAACAAGCTGAGCATTGAGCTGACCAACTGCTATGGGATCAAGCACCTTAAGACGGAGTTCGACTTCGCTTCGAGTAAGTCGTCACGACCGAACGTCTTTGCGATCTACGCCCCCAACGGCGCGATGAAGTCGTCCTTCGCACAGACCTTCAAGGACATCGCGGACGGTAAAGCATCCAAGGACAGAATCTTCCCAGAAAGGGTCTGTGAAAGAACTGTCCGCGACGAAAACGGCATGGATCTGCTACCAGAAACAGTGGTTGTCGTGTCCCCATATGACAGGGACTGTGCCCACGCAGAGAAGACATCAACCCTGCTCGTAGACCATAAGCTTCGAACAGAGTACGAGCAATTGCACTTGGAGGTGGATCGTGCAGAGACAGCATTCTTGGACGCCATGAAGGCGCAGTCGCGATCAAAAAAGGACATAAAGCGAGAAATCTCTTCCACCTTCACGAGTGATTCAAATTCCTTCCACCTCGCCCTTAGTCGAGTCAAGGATGAAGTGGTAGAGATGGCGAGTTCTCCATGGGCGGAGATTCTCTATGACGTTCTGTTTACCGACCAGGTGCTAACTCTCTTTGAGCAAGAGGCCGTTAGGAAAGACTTGCACACCTACGTCGCCAAGTACAACGACCTGCTGGCAAAGTCCACATACTTCAAGCATGGCATCTTCAACTATTACAACGCCGGACAGATTGCGAAGAGTCTGGCGGACAACGGATTCTTCAATGCAAACCACACGGTGTCGCTGAACGCCCAAGAATGCAAAGTGATTTCTAGCCAGAAGGAACTTGAAGAAGTTGTCACCAAGGAGAAGGAGGCAATCACCAACGACAAAGCTCTGAAGTCGGTATACGCCAAGATCGAGAAGGCTCTTGAAAAGAATGCTGCATGTCGCGAGTTTCAGCAGTACATCAGCGACAGGCCGGAGATTCTGCCTCGGCTTGAAAACCCCAAAAGCCTTAAGGAAGAAATCTGGAAGTCATATTTTAAAGCGAACTCAGCGCTGTACCTCGATTTGATCGAGAAGATTCAGAAGGTTGCAAAACGCAAGAAGGAGATCCAAGAGAAGGCGAGGACTCAGCGAAGCCAATGGGAAGAGGTGATCGGCATCTTCAATAGCCGGTTCTCGGTTCCGTTTACGCTGATTGCAGAGAACCGCGTTGAGGTCTGTCTGGGACAAGAGGGCATCCTTAAACTGGGGTTTCAGTTCAAGGACGGGGTTGACAGCGCGTCTGTTGAACGCAACACACTGCTGGAGGTGCTTAGCACGGGTGAACGCAAGGCGTTTTACATCCTTAACATCATCTTCGAGGTGGAGGTAAGGCGAAAGGCTGGCGTTGAAACTCTATTCGTGTTTGACGACATCGCGGATTCGTTCGACTACAAGAACAAGTACGCGATCATCCAGTACATGCAAGACATCACGGATGTTCCCAGCTTCCGCCAAATTATCCTTACCCATAATTTCGACTTCTTTCGCACCCTGGAAAGCCGGTTCGTTCCCTACGCCCAATGCCGCATGGCTTTCAAGACAAGCACTGGACTTATCTTTAAGAAGGCAGAAGGCATTCAGAACGTGTTCCTCAACGACTGGAAGAAAAACTTCTTCACTGATCAAATGAAGAAGATTGGCTCCATTCCTTTCATGCGAAACATCCTTGAGTACACGAAGGGTGACGGAGACCCGGAGTACCTGAAGTTGACTTCTCTTCTGCATTGGAAGTCAGACACCCCATCAATCACAGAGGCAGACCTTGACACCATCTTCATTACAATGTTTGCCGTTGGCATGGGAGCTTGCGGAGGTAGCACGACTCCAGTTGTTGACCTGCTGGCGTCAGAGGCCACTAAGTGTCTGTCTGCTAGCGATGGAATCAACTTCGCAAACAAGATCGTCCTTGCAATTGCCATTAGGCTCACTGCTGAAAAGTACATGATCGACAAGATCGCTGACCAAGCATTTGTTTCATCGATCACCAAGAATCAGACACAAGCACTGGTATCAAAATTCAAGAAAACATTCCCAAATGATGTCACAACTAACGAAGTTCTGCATCGTGTATGCTTGATGACGCCGGAGAATATTCACCTGAATTCATTCATGTATGAGCCAATTCTCGATATGTCAGACGAACATCTTCGGACGCTGTACCAAGATGTTGTCGCGCTAATTTAG
- a CDS encoding DNA alkylation repair protein — MTAEEIVAQLQKLGSEGTAKVLRKHGAHDPCLGVKIGDMKPLQKQIKKNYGLSLELYDTGIYDAMYLAGLIAEPELMTKKDLTQWVKTASRPIANFVVGPTAAGSPAGWNIALAWIKSRKEIENIAGWATLSAMASIDPDEKLDLTEYQRLLAEVESKIHAAKDAVQYQMNSFVISVGSYLRPLTEVAIETGNRIGRLKVDMGDTDCNVPFAPEYIQKVKDRGNLGKKRKSAMC, encoded by the coding sequence ATGACCGCAGAAGAAATCGTGGCACAACTCCAAAAGCTGGGAAGCGAAGGGACGGCCAAGGTTCTCCGTAAACATGGTGCTCATGATCCTTGTCTTGGGGTTAAAATCGGCGATATGAAGCCCCTGCAGAAGCAGATCAAAAAAAACTATGGGTTATCGCTGGAGCTCTACGATACCGGCATTTACGACGCTATGTATCTTGCCGGATTGATTGCAGAGCCAGAACTGATGACCAAGAAAGACCTGACGCAATGGGTCAAGACAGCGTCCAGGCCGATCGCCAATTTCGTCGTCGGCCCGACAGCGGCTGGCAGTCCAGCGGGTTGGAACATCGCGCTGGCCTGGATCAAGTCCAGGAAGGAAATTGAGAATATCGCCGGTTGGGCCACTCTTTCTGCGATGGCCAGTATTGACCCCGACGAAAAACTTGATCTCACGGAGTATCAACGATTGCTGGCCGAGGTCGAAAGCAAAATTCATGCGGCGAAGGATGCCGTACAGTATCAGATGAACTCTTTTGTCATCTCGGTGGGAAGTTATCTTCGCCCCTTAACCGAAGTGGCGATCGAAACTGGAAATCGAATCGGCCGGTTGAAAGTCGACATGGGCGACACCGACTGCAATGTCCCGTTCGCGCCTGAATATATCCAAAAAGTGAAGGATCGCGGCAACCTGGGAAAGAAGCGCAAGTCTGCCATGTGTTGA
- a CDS encoding SDR family NAD(P)-dependent oxidoreductase — MTLKDKIIIITGAASGMGRAATEMLCNEGAVVYAADRQQETLEQACETTGACPSVIDISCSSECDALVTRVVQERGRLDGIVNFAGVLKRTGIVDCTDEEFDFVMNVNVKGCFYLCRAAARVMKKQGFGSIVNVSSIWSDVGAAGVLAYCASKGAVSQITRSAALDLAGSGVRVNEIRPGETNTPMLASERGRSLTQQEIDEKLKQIAATIPEKRLADPHEIVAAALFLLSDASSYMQGSSITVDGGYTAC; from the coding sequence ATGACCCTAAAAGACAAGATCATCATCATTACCGGAGCCGCTTCTGGCATGGGACGCGCGGCGACTGAGATGTTGTGCAATGAAGGCGCGGTGGTGTACGCCGCTGACCGGCAACAAGAGACTTTGGAACAGGCCTGCGAGACGACCGGCGCTTGTCCAAGTGTGATCGACATCAGTTGTTCGAGCGAGTGCGATGCGCTGGTGACACGCGTTGTTCAGGAGCGGGGAAGACTTGACGGAATCGTTAATTTCGCTGGGGTCCTCAAACGCACCGGAATTGTTGACTGCACGGATGAGGAGTTCGACTTCGTCATGAATGTCAACGTCAAGGGTTGCTTCTATCTTTGCCGCGCCGCCGCTCGTGTGATGAAGAAGCAGGGGTTCGGCTCGATTGTGAACGTCAGCTCGATTTGGAGTGACGTTGGTGCTGCCGGCGTGTTGGCCTACTGTGCCTCGAAAGGGGCCGTCAGCCAAATTACACGCAGCGCAGCGCTCGACTTGGCTGGCAGTGGCGTTCGCGTGAATGAAATTCGCCCGGGCGAAACCAATACGCCCATGCTCGCCTCGGAGCGAGGCCGTTCGCTGACGCAGCAGGAAATCGACGAAAAGCTCAAGCAGATCGCTGCCACCATCCCGGAGAAACGTCTTGCCGATCCGCATGAGATCGTAGCGGCCGCACTCTTCCTTCTCTCCGATGCTTCAAGCTACATGCAGGGAAGCTCTATTACCGTCGATGGAGGTTACACGGCATGCTAG